A region from the Plasmodium berghei ANKA genome assembly, chromosome: 9 genome encodes:
- a CDS encoding 3-oxo-5-alpha-steroid 4-dehydrogenase, putative: MKVILRKRNGKFIDYFDISPSTTVDQFKELFYKKYHYYPERQKWNLDNATGKTLISGTLSEVGIKDGDILIFKDLGVQISWRLVYVIEYLGPILIFPFFYFCDKYIYSHNAKNKHIIQILSLWFLLFHFLKREFESLFVHRFSNATMPIVRVPINCGHYWILCGVNIGYYLFHPKYKPHNLCSKPHIVYSIFFVLLVLEFLNLKCHLILKNLRPRGTKTRGIPYGYGFNYISCANYFYESLIWIIFSLITNTLTGYIFCCVAIAQMAIWALKKHNSYKKEFPNYPKNRKAIFPFVL, encoded by the exons atgaaagtaATTTTGAGAAAAAGGAATGGAAAATTTATAGACTATTTTGACATTAGTCCATCAACAACAGTTGACCAATTTAAAGaactattttataaaaaat ACCATTATTATCCTGAAAGGCAAAAATGGAACTTAGATAATG cCACAGGGAAAACACTCATTAGTGGAACATTAAGCGAAGTTGGAATAAAAGATGGAgacatattaatatttaaggACTTAG gTGTACAAATATCATGGCGATTAGTTTATGTTATAGAATATTTAGGTCcaattttgatttttccgtttttttatttttgtgataaatatatttattctcataatgcaaaaaataaGCATATAATCCAAAT ATTATCTTTATGGTTTTTgttattccattttttgaaaaGAGAATTTGAATCCTTATTTGTCCACAGATTTAGCAATGCAACTATGCCAATAGTGAGGGTTCCAATAAATTGTGGGCATTATtg gaTACTATGCGGCGTAAATATTGggtattatttatttcaccCAAAATACAAGCCGCACAATTTGTGCTCCAAACCACATATAGTctattctattttttttgtgttgCTA GTTTTAGAgtttttaaatttgaaatgtcatttaatattaaaaaatttaagaCCAAGag gcACGAAAACCAGAGGGATACCATATGGATATGGATTTAATTACATATCTTGtgcaaattatttttatgaatcattaatatggattatattttcacttATAACAAATACCCTAACAG GTTACATTTTTTGCTGTGTTGCAATAGCACAAATGGCAATTTGGGCATTAAAGAAACACAATAGTTACAAAAAGGAGTTTCCAAATTATCCAAa AAATAGAAAAGCCATATTCCCATTTGTTTTGTGA